Proteins co-encoded in one Pocillopora verrucosa isolate sample1 chromosome 1, ASM3666991v2, whole genome shotgun sequence genomic window:
- the LOC131788210 gene encoding thymidine phosphorylase-like, translating into MSSEYCIPDLIAKKRDGDELSEEEIHHFVKASYLSNGASESQIGAMLMAMYLKGLNREETVSLTKAMLSSGSSLTWPKEWQGSVADKHSTGGVGDKVSLALAPALAVCGVKVPMISGRGLGHTGGTLDKLESIPGFQVTLDAKQMCDVLAKVGCCIVGQTESVVPADRVLYRIRDVTATVSSIPLISSSIISKKAAENPSALVLDVKVGKAAFATTEERAQALAQTMVGICIGLGIKAVALITTMDAPLGKAIGNSVEVAEAISCLNGRGPEDLKELVIEQGGYILEALNKAESQKAGAKLIADALENGKALQKFCDMLKAQGVSPDLAKNLCTRDADPFSILPIAAKRFDLLVDKSGIVTVIDALVLAKVSHKLGAGRSNVADKVDHGVGFILDVRVGQFVSKDDRWVTVYHNGNLSDSQIAELKSALEINENGGTADQPIASRIIDVIDSRRRNSIFVGQ; encoded by the exons ATGTCCAGTGAATACTGCATTCCAGACCTGATCGCTAAAAAGAGGGATGGCGATGAACTAAGCGAGGAAGAGATACATCATTTCGTGAAGGCTTCGTACTTGTCGAATGGTGCGTCCGAGAGCCAGATCGGCGCGATGCTCATGGCTATGTATTTAAAGGGACTGAACCGGGAAGAAACGGTAAGCCTTACGAAAGCGATGCTTTCGTCGGGCAGTTCTCTGACGTGGCCTAAAGAGTGGCAAGGAAGTGTGGCAGATAAGCATTCAACAGGAGGAGTGGGGGATAAAGTGAGTTTAGCGCTCGCACCCGCGTTGGCTGTGTGTGGAGTGAAGGTGCCGATGATTTCTGGTCGAGGCCTTGGTCATACTG GAGGAACTCTAGACAAGTTAGAGTCAATACCAGGATTTCAAGTGACTCTAGACGCCAAGCAGATGTGTGATGTGCTGGCTAAAGTCGGCTGCTGTATTGTTGGACAGACGGAGTCGGTGGTTCCTGCTGATCGCGTTTTGTACCGTATAAGGGATGTTACAGCTACAGTATCGTCAATACCTCTGATATCAAGTTCTATTATCTCAAAGAAAGCTGCTG AAAACCCATCAGCCCTTGTGCTGGATGTAAAAGTTGGCAAAGCAGCCTTTGCAACCACGGAGGAGAGAGCTCAGGCTCTTGCTCAGACCATGGTTGGTATATGCATTGGTTTAGGCATCAAGGCAGTGGCCCTGATCACCACCATGGATGCACCATTGGGAAAAGCTATAGGTAACAGTGTGGAGGTTGCAGAAGCCATCAGCTGTCTGAATGGAAGGGGCCCTGAAGATTTGAAAGAACTTGTGATTGAACAAG GTGGTTACATACTTGAAGCTTTAAACAAAGCAGAATCACAGAAAGCTGGTGCAAAACTCATTGCAGATGCACTGGAAAATGGAAAAGCTCTTCAAAAATTCTGTGACATGCTGAAAGCACAGGGAGTCTCGCCAGATTTGGCTAAAAATCTCTGTACCCGAGATGCAGATCCCTTCAGTATCTTACCCATTGCTGCCAAAAGATTTGACCTTCTTGTAGACAAGAGTGGAATTGTGACTGTTATTGATGCTCTTGTCCTCGCAAAAGTGAGTCACAAGCTTGGTGCAGGGAGAAGTAATGTGGCTGATAAAGTTGATCATGGAGTTGGGTTTATCCTCGATGTGCGCGTAGGTCAATTTGTTAGTAAGGATGATAGATGGGTGACTGTGTACCACAATGGTAACCTTTCTGATTCTCAGATTGCTGAATTGAAAAGTGCCTTGGAGATTAATGAAAATGGTGGCACTGCAGATCAACCCATAGCTTCAAGAATTATTGATGTCATTGACAGCAGAAGAcgaaattcaatttttgttggTCAGTGA